Genomic segment of Pseudothermotoga hypogea DSM 11164 = NBRC 106472:
TCTCTATCATCCGTTGCGCAACTGTTCTTCGCTTGATCAGTCCATTCTGCTTCAAATATTTGTCGATTCGCACAACCTTCACCCACCTTGTAGTATACTTCATTAGAGGTGAAACTTTTGCCCTATTTCAGATACACCGCCTTAACACCTGAAGGAAAGAGAATAAGGGGGACAATCCAAGCCAGCAGCGAATCTCAAGCCGCAGACCTGATAAAGAGAAGAAACTTCTTGGTCTTGCGCATCCAGCCCATCAGTTCGAAGAAGGACATCGTACTGTTCGGGGTCCATTTGAACGAGCTGGTGATCTTCTGTCGACAGTTGGCAACGATGGTCACAGCAGGAGTCAGATTGAAGGATGCCCTCTCGATACTGGCGCGTCAGGATGTATTCTCTTCCCGCTTCAGAAAGATCGTCAACAACCTCGTGTTATCACTCGAAATGGGCATGTCCTTCTCCGAGGCTTTGAGAAATGAAAAGGTGTTCGACCCGGTGTTCATCAACTTAGTTTCCGCAGGTGAAGAAGGCGGCGTGCTGGACAAATCCCTGGAGAAGGCCGCAGATTTTTACGAATCTTCCAAGAAGTTACAGGATGAGGTTAGGGCAGCCATGGCGTACCCAACGTTCGTTCTTTTGTTCGCTGTGGGTGTCATATTCTTGATAACGTTTTATATTCTGCCGAGGTTGATCTCCGTCTTCGGTGATATACCTACAGGTGGAATCGTTCGGTTTCTCATGAACGCAAACAGATACCTTTCTAACAACTGGCTTTCGGTCCTGATAACGGTAGCGCTGGTTGCGATTGGAATCATCATCTTCTCGAAAACCAGGTACGTCAATTACGTGAAGGAATGGTTTGCCAGGTTGTTTCCTCCGCTTGCGAAATTGCGTAACATGATGGCGGTGGAGCGTTTCTGCAGAATCTTGGGAACGCTGACGGGCAGTGGCGTTCTTTTGACGATGGCCATAGAGATGGCCGCAGCCGCGTCGAACAGCCCCAGGATGATGAGGGTGAGCAAACGCATCAGCGAGAGGGTTCGTGAGGGAGCCAGCCTGAGGCAGGCGATGCTCGAAAGCGGCGTTTTCCCACAGTTGGTTTACGAGATGGTGGGAACGGGTGAAGAGACCGGAAAGTTGGAAGAAGTGCTGATGAAGGTCGCAGACTTTTACGAGGATCAGATAAGAACGGGGGTCAAAAAATTGGTCTCCTTGGTTGAACCGATGTTGATCGCGGGCGTTGGAGGATTCATCGCTTTCATGGCTCTCACAATGTATTCGACGATATTCCAGTTGCAGCAAACGATAGGCAGGTGATTTGAGTGCTGATCGAGGTGCTTTTCAAGTTACTCGTCCTGGCATCCTTCGCCGTGGGGATGTTTTCCTGCGTGCCTGTCGTGGATAGGATGTTAGATTATGTTGAACCGCTCTATTTGAAGTGCCTGACGTATTCTGCACTTCACTATGTTCTCGACGACAATCCATCTGGGACCGTGACGATAAGCGTTATAAACGATGAAATAAGGTTGAGGTGCATTCGTCCAGGTAAGACGAGTGGTGTCACCACGATCAGTGTCGTTCCAAAAGAGCAGGTACAGATCGTGACCAAAGACGGTGGAGCGATAACTTTATCACCCACGACGGTCCTTCAAGCAGGAAGTATCGTGAGCAAGAACTGGACGTTGAGTTTTCCACCAGTGGTTTTGAGGGCGAACATCAAGAGGTGATAAGGTGCAAATATTCCACAAGATGATCACGGCGATCGATATAGGGAAAAATTGGGTTCAAGGCTCGAGGGCGAGAAAATTCAGGGGAATCTTGTCGAATCCCGTTTTCTTAGGTGTGAGAAAAGATGAAGATGTTGTCGAGCGTCTAAAGGAACTGCGTTCGAAGCTGAAACCCGATGTGGAAGACATCGTCGTGACAAACTTTCCGATGGAAGACGTGTTGTTCAACACCGTGGATGTACCGAAAGAAATTAAGAAACGGGAACTGAGAGCCTACGCTGTAGCTGAGATGTCGAGAATCCTCAATCTCTCTTCTTCTGAAATGGCACTCGATTGCATGATGAATCCCGTTGGAAAGGCGCTCGTCATGGTGACAAAAGCTCGACGGCTCAACGAGTGGGTGTCGAGCATCACCTCCGCAGGATTTCCGTTGCCGGACGTTGTGATACCCGACGTCTTCAAGTATTTGCAACTGATCAGGGTACCTGTGCGGGAAACCTGTGTGCTCATTTTTCTGATGCCGGATTACAGTACTGCCATCGTATGTGTGGCTGGTTCACCACTCGGGATAAGGACGTTTTCTCACTCAGTTGAAGAGACCATCGCAATAGTGAGTGAAGAAACGGGATTGAGTAAAGAGGAGATAGCCCGAGAACTGGCCAAACCGGAGCCTAACAACGCGAGGAACGTGTTCGAGTCCATAGTGATCGATCTGCCTTACGCCATTGAGAGAGAAATCATATTCTTGCTCAGTTCGGCGTTGCCTGGTTCACTAATAAGAGACGTCGCAGGGTTTTATGTGTTCTGCGATCCTATGGATTTCGCGCCACATTACGCAAGACTCTTCGAAACTGTGGAGACCTTTCAGGGAAAAATTCAGACGCTGCGTCTCGATATCGAAGCGAAGAATCTACCCATGGGCATTGTAGGACTTCTGCTTCGAGGAGGTGAGGAATTTGGAAAGAATAAACTTGTTCAGATATAAAAAACCGATTCTCAAAATCTCGTCCTTTCTAACTCTAACTTTAGCACTGCTTTTGCCTGTTTTTGCCATGCGTTTCACTCTGGACTTTTACAAGCGCTCTGTGATCGATTCCATATACAACAACCATGTCAGGATAGTCGAGAAGTACAGAATCAGCCGTTCGGTATCCCTGCCCAACGTTCTGTCAACAATCGATGCGATCAACAACCAGTTGGTCCAAACCAGCAAACGACTGCAAACGCAG
This window contains:
- a CDS encoding type II secretion system F family protein, whose translation is MKLLPYFRYTALTPEGKRIRGTIQASSESQAADLIKRRNFLVLRIQPISSKKDIVLFGVHLNELVIFCRQLATMVTAGVRLKDALSILARQDVFSSRFRKIVNNLVLSLEMGMSFSEALRNEKVFDPVFINLVSAGEEGGVLDKSLEKAADFYESSKKLQDEVRAAMAYPTFVLLFAVGVIFLITFYILPRLISVFGDIPTGGIVRFLMNANRYLSNNWLSVLITVALVAIGIIIFSKTRYVNYVKEWFARLFPPLAKLRNMMAVERFCRILGTLTGSGVLLTMAIEMAAAASNSPRMMRVSKRISERVREGASLRQAMLESGVFPQLVYEMVGTGEETGKLEEVLMKVADFYEDQIRTGVKKLVSLVEPMLIAGVGGFIAFMALTMYSTIFQLQQTIGR
- a CDS encoding type IV pilus biogenesis protein PilM, which encodes MQIFHKMITAIDIGKNWVQGSRARKFRGILSNPVFLGVRKDEDVVERLKELRSKLKPDVEDIVVTNFPMEDVLFNTVDVPKEIKKRELRAYAVAEMSRILNLSSSEMALDCMMNPVGKALVMVTKARRLNEWVSSITSAGFPLPDVVIPDVFKYLQLIRVPVRETCVLIFLMPDYSTAIVCVAGSPLGIRTFSHSVEETIAIVSEETGLSKEEIARELAKPEPNNARNVFESIVIDLPYAIEREIIFLLSSALPGSLIRDVAGFYVFCDPMDFAPHYARLFETVETFQGKIQTLRLDIEAKNLPMGIVGLLLRGGEEFGKNKLVQI